From Rutidosis leptorrhynchoides isolate AG116_Rl617_1_P2 chromosome 3, CSIRO_AGI_Rlap_v1, whole genome shotgun sequence, a single genomic window includes:
- the LOC139897758 gene encoding uncharacterized protein: MLLSSRLTRCLAVPPATAATTVLQDIASNQPKGVAKVILKKGKTQLFRDGSPMVYSGAVDRIIGRPPPKTGDMVLVADGTQTPIGWGLYNSSSIFCVRLMQLEEEASGDPSCALNVEKLVETRIDAAISLRKNLGLPSANTNAYRLVNSEGDRLSGLIVDVFGDLAVVASSAAWVEKYKEHIRHCISRIDGIKSIVWRPSTEILKEEGLDLSDLAQEELPGSIETVKVVENGISYVISLDGQKTGFYADQRENRQFISTISNGQRVLDMCCYTGGFSLNAARGHASDVTGIDSSSPALELAKQNIILNNNLDPERISFLKQDATAFMKNAASRNELWDIVILDPPKLAPRRKVLQSASGMYRNLNSLAMRLTKPGGFLMTCSCSGAMTQSGQFLPVLQGAAQMAGRKITVVREGGAACDHPIDPSYPEGAYLSNFLLRVV, encoded by the exons ATGTTACTCTCGAGCCGGCTAACCAGATGTCTAGCTGTTCCACCTGCAACCGCCGCAACTACGGTACTTCAGGATATTGCTTCCAACCAACCAAAAG GTGTTGCAAAGGTTATCCTAAAAAAGGGGAAAACACAACTTTTTCGTGATGGAAGTCCGATGGTTTATAGTGGTGCAGTTGATAGAATAATTGGTAGACCACCGCCAAAAACAGGTGATATGGTGCTAGTGGCTGATGGTACACAAACGCCAATTGGTTGGGGCTTGTATAACTCTTCTTCTATATTTTGTGTTAGGCTCATGCAGCTAGAGGAGGAAGCATCAGG AGATCCTTCTTGTGCATTAAATGTGGAGAAACTGGTTGAAACAAGAATAGATGCAGCCATCAGTTTACGCAAGAATTTAGGGCTTCCTTCTGCAAACACAAATGCATACCGTCTTGTAAACAGTGAAGGAGATAG ATTGTCAGGACTTATAGTTGATGTATTTGGCGATTTAGCTGTCGTTGCCTCGTCAGCTGCTTGGGTTGAGAAGTACAAGGAACATATTAGGCATTGTATTAGTCGAATCGACGGTATTAAGAGTATAGTTTGGAGGCCGTCAACTGAGATATTGAAGGAAGAAGGTTTAGATTTGTCTGATCTTGCTCAAGAAGAGTTACCCGGATCTATTGAAACTGTGAAG GTTGTTGAGAACGGGATATCGTATGTGATCTCATTGGATGGACAAAAGACGGGATTTTATGCCGATCAGCGTGAAAATCGTCAATTTATATCTACCATTTCGAATGGTCAAAGGGTACTTGACATGTGTTGTTATACAGGTGGCTTTTCACTAAACGCAGCTCGTGGTCATGCTTCTGATGTCACTG GCATTGATTCGTCGTCTCCAGCTTTGGAATTAGCTAAACAAAATATCATACTCAACAACAATTTGGATCCAGAAAGGATATCATTCCTAAAACAGGATGCAACTGCTTTTATGAAAAATGCTGCTTCTAGAAATGAATTATGGGACATAGTTATATTGGATCCTCCTAAATTAGCGCCTCGAAGGAAG GTTCTACAAAGTGCAAGTGGAATGTATAGAAATTTGAACTCACTGGCCATGCGGTTGACAAAACCTGGTGGGTTTTTGATGACTTGCTCATGTTCAGGAGCTATGACCCAAAGTGGGCAGTTTTTGCCTGTTCTTCAG GGTGCTGCTCAAATGGCTGGTAGGAAGATAACAGTGGTTCGTGAAGGTGGTGCAGCCTGTGATCATCCTATTGATCCATCTTATCCCGAGGGAGCTTACCTCTCCAACTTTTTGTTAAGAGTAGTTTAA